Below is a genomic region from Streptomyces sp. RPA4-2.
CCGGGCACGACATGCGTGCTACGCCATACGGGCCCATACTCGAATAGCGGCACCACGGCGGCCCACAGCTTGACTACCCCCTGGGGAGGTCCTGTGATCATGCTTGCTTTGCTAGCGCCGGGTCTCATGATGGCGTTTCTCTTCGGGATGGACGCCCTCGAAGATCGGCTCATCCCGCGGCCGGTCCCGAGCGACGACGGCGACGGCGCCCCGGTCCCGGACGATGTGCCACCGCCCTCGCCCTGACGGCACCCCTCGCAGGTACGGGCCCACGAGCCCGGAGACCGCGCGGGTCACGGTCCCACCGCACCGGCGCCACCAGCCGTGGGGCCGCACGTTTCCCGTGGCGGTCTCGGGCAGAGACGAGGAGGCGGTCCCACCATGGCGAAACTTCTGTTCGTGATGACGGGAGCGACGTACTGGACGCTCAAGGACGGCACCCGGCACGCGACCGGTTACTGGGCCGAGGAGTTCGCGGCCCCGTACAAGGCCCTCACCGAAGCGGGACATCAGGTCGTCGTCGCCACCCCCGGCGCGGTGGTTCCGAACGTGGACATGATGAGCCTGCGTCCCGAGATGGCGGGCGGCGCGCAGACCGCCCTCGATCTGGAAGCGATCATCCGCTCCGCCGAGGAGATGCGGCGGCCCATCCAGCTGGCCGACGCCCGTCCGGAGGACTACGACGCCGTCTACTTCCCCGGCGGTCACGGTCCGATGGAGGACCTGTGTGTCGACGCCGACGCGGGGCGGCTGCTGACCGCGGCGCTCGCCTCCGGCAAACCCCTCGCCGTGGTCTGCCACGCCCCGGCCGCCATGCTGGCCACCAGGATCCGCGGCGTCTCCCCCTTCGCCGGTTACCGGGTCTCGGCGTTCACCAACGACGAGGAGAACGCCGTCGGGCTCGCCTCCAGGGCCAGGTGGCTGTTGGAGGACGAACTCAACGACCTGGGGGTCGAGTTCACCCGCGGCGAGATGTGGAAGCCGTACACGGTGGTGGACCGCAACCTGTTCACCGGGCAGAACCCCGCTTCGGCCGCCGTCCTGGCGGAGCGGCTCCTCAAGGCCCTCTGACAGCGCCCGAGTGCGCCCCTTGTGGCGTCGCCGCACTCGGACGGCGGGCGGCAGGCGAAGGCCGGGGGCTCAGCGGCGCAGGACACCCTCGGCCGCGAACGGTGCGAGGGTCGGACGCCGGACCGGTACGTCGCCGAGCGCCGCGTCCACCGCGGCCAGCACGTCGTCCGTGAGGTGCACGCCCGCGGCCGCGGCGTTGGCGTGCACCTGCTCCGGTCGCGAGGCTCCGGTGATCGCCGAGGCGACCTCACCGCGACGCAGCGCCCAGGCCAGCGCCAGGGTCGGCAGACTCACACCCGCGCCCTCGGCCACGGGAACGAGCCGCTGCACGGCCTCCAGTGCGGCGTCGTTGAGGACGAGGTCCTTGGAGCCGCTCATCGCGTCGTTGGCGAAACGGCTGTCGGCGGGGAGCGGCTGTCCCGGCTTGTACTTGCCCGTGAGCACGCCCTGCGCCAACGGCGACCAGACGATGTGCGAGACGCCGTTGGCCGCGCACACCGGGAACACCTCCGCCTCGGGCGCCTGCCAGAGCATCGAGTACTGCGGCTGCGACGAGACGAACAGCTCGGGGCCCGCGATGTCGACGGCCGCCTGGATCTGCTCGGGGGTCCACTCGCTGAAACCGAGGTAGCGGGCCTTGCCCTGCCGCACGACCTTCTGGAGTGCCTCGACCGTCTCCTCGATCGGCACGGTCACGTCGAAGCGGTGGGCCTGGTACAGATCGACGTGGTCCGTCCGCAACCGCCGCAGCGAGGCGTCGATCTGCCGGCCGATCTGGTCGGCCGACAGGCCCTGGTCGGTGTCCGACATCTGCCCCCATACCTTGGTCGCCAGGATGTACGAGTCACGGGGGTGCTGGGAGAGGATCTCGCCCCAGGCCGACTCGGCCGCGCCCCGACCATAGACGTTGGCCGTGTCGAAGAAGTTGATGCCCGCGTCGAACGCGGCCTCGGTACAGGCGCGCGTCTGCTCGGCCTGGATGCCTCCGGAGTAGGTGAGCCAGGAACCGAGGGAGATCTCCGAGACCTCCAGGTCCGAGCTGCCGAGTTTCCGAAAACGCATGACGGTTCCCTTCCATGGGTCCTGCGACGCGGTGGACGATCACCATGTAACCGGTAAAAGTCCTGGCGTGGGAGCCCGTCGTGCACTCGGCGACGTCGTACCAGGGTTGCCCGCCGCCCAGGGTCGGCCCCGGCCCGGGACACCCCGGTGGCGGCGTGCGATCAGGAGTACGTCCCGGCACCGGCGCGCAATGGCGGATCAGGAGTACTTCGGCGGCACCCGTGCGGAATGCGGAATCAGGAGTACTTCGCCGCTGCGGCGCGGCGCTGCCGCTTCCCCAGGGGCGCCTGGGAGAGATCCTCGGCGCTGGACCTGAGGTTCTTGTAGTGATACCCGCGCTGGGTCAGCCACGCCTTCGCCGCCTCCTCGGCGCGCTCGGTCGCCTCCAGGATGTCCTCCTCCTCTTCGCCCGAGTCCAGGAAGCGGAAGGTGAAGGCGGACCGTGCGGCCAGGTCGTAGCTGAGGTGCCCCTCCGCGGTGAACGCCGCGCGCAGCACGTCGTGCTCCGCCGCCCGCGCCAGGAGCTCGGATCGCTGATCGGTGCCGAGCCCGTCGAAGACACCGCGCACGGTGATACGGAAGCTGCGAGTACTCATTCCGCGACCCTAACCAGCGACTCCCCGGCGGCTCCACCCCATTTCCGTCCGCCGCACCCCGCGGGCCCGACACTCACGCGCGGCGTCGGGGCGGGGCACCGGCCGGGCGCGTCACGGGTCTCGTGGACGCCCGTGAACTGCCGCGGCGCCCACGTCGGGACAGGCCGAACCCCTGCCTCGGCGTCACCCGGAGTGAACGCTTACCCTGCACAGGCAGAGAGGCGGCCGCAGGAGAGGGGGAGCCGGAGCATGACAGGCGACCGACCGGGCGCGATCGGCGGCGCACCGAGTGCGCCCCACCCCATCCCTCCGGGCCAGCGCAGGGTGCAGGGCTGGCCCGTCTCGCACTACGGCCCGGTTCCCAGGTTCCGCCCGGAGCGCTGGGACCTGCGGGTCTTCGGCGCGACCGCCGTGGGCGAGGAGCGTTCGTGGTCCTTCGACGACCTCACCGCGCTGCCGCACATCACCGTCGTCGCCGATCTGCACTGCGCGACGGGCCCCACGTCGACGGATCACGAGTGGTTCGGCATCGCCGCCACGACCCTGCTGGACCTGGCGCCTCCGGCCCCTGAGGTCACCCATGTGATGGCCTGGGCCGAGTACGGCTACGGGGCCAACCTCCGCCTCGCGGACTTCACGACCGCGCAGACCCTGTTGGCCACCCACCACAACGGTGAGCCGCTCACCGCCGAGCACGGTTTCCCGCTGCGCCTGGTCGTACCGCACCTCTACGGCTACAAGAGCGCCAAATGGCTGCGCGGCATCGAGTACATGACCGCGGACCGACGCGGATTCTGGGAGGAGCGCGGCTACCACAACCTCGCGGACCCCTGGAAGGAACAGCGCTACTCCCACCAGGAGCGGGAGGGCGACGGCCCGACCACGTGACCGGCCCGACCACGTGACCGGCCCGGCGGCGTCCGGAGCGCGGGGCGCCGTCGGCGGGAGGTCATCATCATGGGGAGATGATCCGCGGCATCGGGAGAGCACATGGATCTGCGGCAGATGGAGGTCGTGGTCGCGGTGGCCGAGGAGGGCGGCTTCACCGCGGCGGCGCAGCGGCTGCACGTGGTGCAGTCCGCCGTGTCGAGCACGGTGCGCGCGCTGGAGCGTGAGCTGGGCACGGCGCTGTTCGACCGCACCACGCACCGGGTGTCGCTGACCCCGGCCGGTGAGGCCTTCGTACCGGCGGCGCGCGCGACCCTGCGGGCCGCCGAACAGGCCCGGTCGGCGGTCGACGTCGTCCAGGGACGGCTGCGGGGACGGGTGACGGTCGGCACGATGCAGGGTGTGTGGGCCGATCTTCACCTGCCGCTGGCCGCGCTGCGGGCGGAGCATCCGGAGGTGTCGGTGCGGCTGCGGCAGGCGGCGGTGACCGACATCCGCCAGGCGCTGCGGGAGGGGACGGTGGATCTGGCCGTGGTCGCCCTCGACCGCCAGCAGCAGCGCGGGCTGGTCACCAGGCTGCTGTCCCACGAGGAGATGGTGCTGGTGTCCGCGCCGGAGCGGGCGCTGGCCGGGTCCGGCGCGGAGGGGACGGTCACGCTCGCCGAGGCCGCCCGGCTGCCGCTGGTCGACTTCACGCCCGGCTGGGCGATCCGGCTCTCCGTCGACCGGGCGTTCCGTGCCGCCGCCGTCGAGCGCGAGCCGACCTTCGAGGTCAACGACATCGTGGCGGCGTCCGAGCTGGTCCGCAACGACCTGGGCGTCTGCGTCATGCCCGGCTCGATCGCCACCCGTTTCCCCGACCTGCGGACGCACCGGTTCGACCGGCACGCGCCGAGCTGGAAGGTGATGGTGGTCCGGCCGCGGGGCGAGGCGCCGCCGGCCGTCGCCGCGCTGCTGCGGCACATGACCTGAGCGAAGACCGAGCCGCTCGTCCCGCCGCGCGCACCCGTCCCGCGCGCGCCGTGGACGCACCCATCTCAGTCGGAGATGACAGACATCTTCGATCATCGTCTTGGCGGGGGAAGCAAAGGGGCTGCCACGGCGCTGAGGCAACCATGCGAGCGACAAGGAAGCCGTTCCGCCGCCCGCCGGTCCGTCCCCGAACCGTCCAACCGGTTCCCCTGCCCGAGAAGGTGCCCGTGTCCGTATCCCCCGAACTGAAGCGCTCGGACCCGACCGCCACCGGCACGGCCGCGCACGGCGTCCCGGGATGGCTGGTCGCGCTCTTCGCGGTCGCCTCCGGTATGACGGTGGCCAACCTGTACTACGCCCAGCCGCTGCTGTCCTCGCTGCGCGACGTCTTCCACGTCGGCACGGCGGCCGCCGGCGGACTCATCACCCTCACCCAGGTCGGCTACGTCCTGGGCATGCTCTTCCTGGTGCCGCTCGGCGACCGGCTGGAGAAGCGCAAGCTGATCACCGTGCTGCTGACGGTGACCACCCTCGCCCTGGTCGCGGCAGGCCTCGCCACGAACTTCCCGATGCTGCTGATCGCGTCCCTGATCAGCGGAGGCACCTCGGTCGTCGCCCAGATACTGATCCCCTTCGCGGCGAGCCTCGCCCCCGATCACGCCCGCGGCCGGATCGTCGGCCGGGTGATGAGCGGTCTGCTCACCGGCATACTGCTCTCCCGCACCCTGAGCAGTCTGGTCTCCGACGTGGCCGGCTGGCGCGTGGTCTACCTCGGCTCCGCCGTCCTGATGGCGCTGCTGGCCCTCGCGCTGCGCGCCGCCCTGCCGCAGCACGCGCCGACCACGACCATCCCGTACACCCGTGTACTGCGCTCCACGCTGCAACTGGTGCGCACCCACCCCGTGTTGCTGCGCCGCGGTCTCTACCAGGCGGCGATGTTCGGTGCGTTCAGCGCGTTCTGGACGACCGTGTCATACGTCCTGACGGGCCCTCACTTCCACTACTCCCCCGTCGGAGTGGGCCTGTTCGCCCTGGTGGGTGCCGCCGGTGCGGCCATCGCCCCGTTCGCCGGGCACTGGGCGGACCGGGGACACGTGCGTCCCGTGACCGGCGTCGCGTTCGTCGTCGCGGCCGTGGCCTTCGCGGCGGCGGGCTTCGGCCAGGAGCACGTGGCCCTGCTCGCGGTGGCCGCGATCCTGATCGACATGGCCGTCCAGACCACCCTGATCCTCGGCCAGCACACCATCTATCAGCTCGACGCGAACGCCCGTGCCCGGCTCAACAGCGCCTTCATCGCGACGTTCTTCGTCGGAGGGGCGCTCGGGTCCCAGTTCGGCTCGATCGCGTACCACGCGGCGGGCTGGACCGCCGTCAGTGTCCTCGGCGCCGTCCTGCCCGTGCTGGCTCTCCTCTACTGGACGACGGAGCGCCGTGCCGCCCGCCGTACCGCCGCCCGCACCGCCTGACCGCCATGTCACGGCCGACCGGACGGGCCGGCCGACCGGAGAACCCGGCGACGCCGTTCGCACCGCCTCTCAGGAACCGGCTTCCTTCCTGAGGAAGTTGCTCACCTGGCAGGCGAGGGTGTCCCCGCCGAGATCGGCGCGGGTGTCGGCGTCGGCCAGGCGCTCGGAAAGATCGATACCGCCCGCCCAGAGGTACCGGTCGGTCCACTCGTCGTCGACCTTCAGCTGGATCTGGATGTCCACCCGGGGCAGCGAGGCCTCCGGACCCGCGGCGTAGAGGACCGCGGTGGCCCGGCGCAGCGGGTAGACGTCATAGCCCTCGATGAACTGGGAGTTGCGCCAGTCCAGGAAGGCGCTCTCGCCGTCGGGGCCGATACGGATGTCGATCTGGCCGTCCTCCAGGTGGATACCGAAGTGTTCACCGGCGCGGTTCTCGACGGTCACACGGCAGCGGAAGTAGGCCAGGCCTTCGGCGGCGTCGTCGCGTCCCCGCGGCGGCTCCGCCGTCTCCACGCCGTGGACGCGGACACGCAGGCCGGCATGCTCGTCGTACTCCTGCCAGTCCCCGACCACGTTCGGCTCGTGCACAGTCCACCTCTCCACCTCAGAGAGCTGTTTCCTATCTGTGCCCTCAACTGGGTGTCAAATGAGTGGAACATGCCGTGGCCAGCGTTTTTGCCCTCGTTGATCGGCGATCAAGCCGTGCCCAGCCAGAACCCGCGCCCGCGCCTTCGCGGGACAATTCCGCGCGTGCTGCACATCACGTTTCTCAGGGGTCGCGGCGCACCGCCCGTGTCCGCTCCTCCACCGGCGCCGGACCGCCGTGACGGTGTCGATCGCCGGGGCCGGTGGGTGCCGCCTTGTGACGGTCAGCGGGACGTGGGGAATCCCAGGTCCGGCCCGGTCGCGGTCTCGGCCGGGTCGGGCCAGCGGCTCGTGATGACCTTGCCACGCGTGTAGAAGTGCACGGCTTCGCCGCCGTACATGCGGTGGTCGCCGAAGGCCGAGTCCTTCCAGCCGCCGAAGGAGTGGTAGCCCACCGGCACCGGCATCGGCACGTTCACGCCGACCATGCCGGTCTCGACCTCCAGCTGGAAGCGGCGGGCCGCGCCGCCGTCGCGGGTGAAGACCGAGCTCGCGTTGCCGAACGGAGAGCCGTTGATGATGTCCATGGCCTCCTCGTAGGTCTCCGCGCGCAGCACGCACAGGACGGGGCCGAAGATCTCGTTCCGGTAGGCGTCCGAGTCGGTGCTGACCTTGTCGAGGAGCGATATGCCCATCCAGTGCCCGTTCTCGAAGCCCTCGACGGTGAAGTCCCTGCCGTCGAGCACCACGTCGGCTCCCTGGGCGGCCGCGCCCGCGACGTAGTCCGCGACCTCGTCGCGGTGCGCCCTGGTGACGAGCGGGCCCATCTCGGACGCCGGGTCGTCGCCCGGGCCGATCCTGACCTTCGCGGCCCGCTCGGCGATCCGGGGCACCAGCGCGTCTCCCGCCGAGCCGACCGCGACCACCACGGAGACGGCCATGCAGCGCTGGCCCGCGGACCCGTAGGCGGCGGTCACCGCGGCGTCGGCGGCCGCGTCGAGGTCGGCGTCGGGCAGGACCAGCATGTGGTTCTTCGCGCCGCCGAGGGCCTGGACACGCTTGCCGCTGGCGGACGCCCTGCCGTAGACGTGACGGGCGACCGGTGTGGAGCCCACGAACGACACGGCCGCCACGTCAGGGTGGTCCAGCAGCGCGTTCACCGCGACCTCGTCGCCGTGCACGATGTTGAGCACACCGTCGGGCACACCGGCCTCGGCCGCGAGTTGCGCGAGGAGCATGGACGCGGACGGGGCCTTGCTGCTCGGCTTGTGGACGAAGGTGTTCCCGCAGGCGATCGCCATGGGGAACATCCACATGCTGATCATGGCGGGGAAGTTGAACGGTGAGATGCCGACGATCACACCGAGCGGCTGGCGGACCGACGTCACGTCGACGCTGCTCGACACCTCCGTGGACATGTCGCCCTTGAGCGCCGTGCCGAGTCCGCAGGCCAGTTCGACGATCTCCAGGCCCCGGGCCACCTCGCCCAGCGCGTCCGCGTGGACCTTGCCCTGCTCGGCGGTGATCAGCGCGGCGAGGTCGTCGCGGCGCGCGTTCAGCAGTTCGCGGTAGCGGAAGAGGATCGCGGTCCGCTGCGCGAGCGAGGACGTGCGCCAGGTGGCGTAGGCCTCCTTCGCCGCGGCGACCGCTGTGTCGACCTCGTCGGTGCCCGCCATCGCGACCCGTGTGGTGACCTCTCCGCTCGCCGGATCGGTCACCGGGCCCCAGGCACCGAAGGCCCTCGAACCATCCCCGTAGGGCTTGCCACCGATCCAGTGGGTGACGGTCTTCATCGGCGGAACTCCTTCAATGATGGCGGCGGACTGCGAGGCTCACGTCGTCGGGCCTCGCGGGCCTCGATCGCGGCCGGACGGCCCCACGGTCTCGGCCACGGGCACGTCCCACCACGTCTGCGGGCGGGACCGCTGGTTCAGCATCCTCCGCGCAGAGGCAGGATGCGGCCTCGGAGTCCCTCCCGGCCCGAAGTGCCTCACCCAGGTCCCGTTCCGTCGTGGCGCGGATCACTCGTACGCCGGGCGCCGCCTCCTCTCCCCGTCAGCACGAAGGACATGAAGGGCGGCCGCGGCGGTGTCCTGGACGGGACGCTGCCCGCCCGGCAGCGTGCGCGTACGACGGCTACAGCCGCGAGGAAGCCAGAACGGGGTGTCCTGGGGGTGTCGCAGAGGGGTGCCGTACGGCCCGATCCCGACGGACAAAAGCAGACTTTCTTGCGCAATTCCGCCCTCCGGTTCTACCCTTGGCCGGAATGAGGCTCCGCACGCCAGGGCGTCCCGAGCCGCCTGCAACCCGGCGGCCCGGACAGCGCGGGCTCACCCTGTGGTTCCTGGTGTACGCGTGCCTCGCAAGGGCGCTCGCCCCCACACCGGAGCGGTCCGAGGGCCGTTTCGTCAGTGGTCGTGCGGGACGAACGCAGCGGCCGCGGTCGGGCAGCAGCGCACAGGAAACGCTGCCGCTCCTCCGGTCGCCCAGACGCAAGGCCATGTGCACACGGTTGTCTGCGCAGGCCAGTCGTCCCGAGGATCGCCGTAGCGGAGATGCAGATGGTGGACCAGTCCGGGCCGCGTCGTGTGCTCAGGGCCCGCGAGAGCCGCTCTGAGCACCGCCAGAGCCGCACCGGGACCGCGCCCTTCGACGACACTCCGCGGTTCGCCACACCGACCGCCTGGTTCCTGCGCCTCGGCCGCACGCTGCGCCGTACGGCTCCGCCCCGCACGGCGCGATCGGCGCGGATCAGGGCGGCGGGGCACAGGGTGACCGCCAGCCGCTACGGGCCGTTCCTTTTCGCGATCGCCATGATCGCGACGATCCTGGGCTTCGGCTTCATGCTGCCCACGTCGGAACACCTCGGCTCACTCATGGCCACGGTTCCCGCGGCCACGGCCGCACTCGCCGGAGCACGGGTCACGGCGACCATCGCCGGTCTCTCCTGTGCGGCGTGCGTCGCGCTCGACGGGCACGACGGGCTCTTCGGTACCTCCACGTTCGTCGTGCACCTCGTGGCGATCGCTCTCGTCTCGTTGTGCGTCATCACCTTCCGCACCCTGCGGGAACGGTCCACCCGTGAACTGCTCGGAGTACGGGCCGTCGCCGAGGCCGTTCAGCGAGTCCTGATACGCCCGATGCCCCCGTCCATCGGTTCGCTGCGCATTCGGGCGGAGTACCGGGCCTCCCACCCCCAGGCACGCGTGGGGGGCGACCTGTACGCCGTCGCCTCCTCCGACGACGCTGTCCGCTTCCTCATCGGAGACGTCAAGGGAAAGGGCCTCGCGGCGGTGGACGATGCGGCCGCGCTTCTCGGGGCATTCCGCAGTTCAGCCCGCCGGACACCCTCACTGGCCGACCTCATGGCCCTCCTCGAAGAAGCCGTGCAGGCCCATTTCGAAGAAGTGGCCGCCACCGACCCCGATGTCGCGGAGCGCTTCATCACCGCGCTCCTGCTGGAGATACCCGCGGACGGTTCGTGCGTCAGGATGATCAACTGCGGCCACCCTCCCCCCTATCTCGTCGAGGGAGACACGGTCCGGCCCGTGCCGGCCCGGTGGCCCGCGCCGCCCCTCGGACTGAACAGCACCGGCACGCAGAGTTACACCATGACCGTGCTGCCCCTGGCCGAGGAAGCGCTGTTGCTTCTCTACACCGACGGCGTCATCGAAGCCCGTGACCCGAAAGGCCACTTCTTCGACCTCGAGGACCGGATCACCGCATGGCCGCACAGGGACCTGGATGAGCTGCTCCCGTACATTCTCGACGGTCTGACCGCTCATGTGGGCGGGAACATGCGGTTCAACGACGACGCCGCCATGGTCACGGTCCAGCGCCTGAGCGACAGCAGGGTTCGGCGGCAACGTGCCGGCGGGGACGACGGCCTGGCCACCCTGGAGGACCCCGCCCGGGTGGGATGCGGCTGACTCGGCGCGGCGTGGGGACCCTGCGATGCTGAGATCATGCCGAGAGCTCGACTGCAGCCCTTGATGACCGCGGTGGGCCAGGTCGTCGTGTGTGAGGTCGACGGACCGGACAGCGCCCCGCACACCCACGTCCACGTGGCCGTGGTCACCGAACCCGAGCCCCTCGGGTTCGGGGTTCGACTCCTGGGCAGAACGCGAACTGGACAGGTTGGAGCGGCAGTCGTGGTGGCATGATCTGTAGGGGGAGGTGCCGTGAGAATCACCGGCGACCAACGTGACTGGCTGTTCTTCACCGGATGGCTCCTGACCGGGTCCGGCTACTTGCTCGCCCTGCTGACCGTGCTGTCGATCGGGGTCTTCATCCTGCCGATCCCCCTGATCGCCACCGTGGCGCTGGCGACGCGGCGCGGGGCCCTTCGCTGCCTGCCCGGTCTGATATCGAGTGCGAGCCTGCCGCTGTTCCTTCTCACCTACCTCAATCGAGAGGGTCCCGGTACCCACTGCACCGCCTCCGCCGGCGGCGGGAGCTGCACCGAGGGTCTGCTCGACCCATGGATCCTGCTGGCCGTCGGCCTGCTCGTCCTCGCTGCTGGAGTCGCCCTGTTCCTCAGGATTCGGCGTCGGCCGGCCGTCACCGGCGTGCCGAGTCACTCCCCGTAGCCTCGGCACAGGATTCCCGCGCGGGAGCGCTCGATTCCGTGACGGCACGGTCAGATCTACGATCCCGGTCCATGACGACTCCCGACTGCTACGCGTGCGGCATGGAAGCAGGGTTCGACCAGTTCGCCGAGGCGGAGGGTTTCGCGCACGTGCACTTCCACATCGTGCCGCGCATGGCGGATCTGCGACCGGAGCACCGCGGGCCGGGCATTTTCGAGTTGCTTCGGGGGCCGGAGCAGGAGCGGGTGACGGCTGAACAGGCGGATCACCTGGCCCTCGCGCTACGAGCTCACCTTCACCTGCACCGGACCGCTCAGTAGCCCGAGGTGACGCCGTGGAGCGCGAGGTGGCGCCGTGGAGGCGGCGGCGCTCGCCTGGGAGCACGTGCTGTCACGGGGGCCGTCGGGCGCAGCGGATGCGGACACCTGCGTCCGCGTGCGCAGCGGGATGTTCGGCCCTTTCGCGGACGTCGGCTCTTGAGGGGGAGACCCTCCTCAGACACCGTTACTTGTCCCTCACATCGAACGACAGTTGTCACAACGCCACTTGCTCTGATCACGACCGGGTCACTAGAGTTCACATCCGAACCTTTGCTCGGGTGTTCGCTCGTTGGGAGTGACGGCGGAGGGACACCGCTTGTTGACGTATCGGCAGGCGGCCGGAGGAAGAAGGAGCTCGCCTTCGTGGCGTCCCACCGTCGACCCAAGCAGCCGAGCCGCACCCGTGTGACCGTGCTCACCACCGTCGCGGCGGCCGCCGTGGCCCTCAGCGCCAACGCCGCCAACGCCGCGCCCAGCGAGAAGCCGAGCAAGGACGAGGTCAAGTCGAAGGTCGACGCCCTCTACCAGGAGGCGGAGCAGGCCACCGAGAAGCTCGACGGGGCCAAGGAGAAGCAGGACAAGCTGGAGAAGCAGATCAGCGCCCTGCAGGACAACGTCGCCCGCGGCCAGGAAGACCTCAACCAGCTGCGCGACGCCCTCGGTTCGATGGCCAGTGCCCAGTACCGCACCGGCGGCATCGACCCCTCCGTGGCACTGTTCCTCTCCTCGAACCCGGACGACTACCTGGACAAGGCGTCCGCGATGGACCAGCTGAGCGGTCAGCAGGTCGAGGCGCTGAAGAAGGTCCAGGAGAAGCAGCGCGAGCTCGCCCAGCAGCGCCAGGAAGCGTCCGCGAAGCTCAAGGACCTCTCCGACACCCGCGCCGAGCTCAAGAAGAAGAAGCAGGAAGTCCAGGGCAAGCTCGCCTCGGCGCAGAAGCTCCTCAACTCCCTGACGGCGAAGGAGAAGGCGGCTCTCGCGGCCCAGGACCAGGAGCGCGCCACCCGCGCCAGCGAGCGTGTCGACCTCGGCAACACCAAGGCCGCCTCCGGACGCGCGGCCGCCGCGTTCGCCGCCGCGGAGAGCGTGATCGGCGCCCCGTACGACTACGGCCACGCCGGCCCCAGCACCTTCGACTGCTCGGGCCTCACCTCCTGGGCCTACGCCCAGGCCGATGTCTCCATCCCGCGCACCTCGGAGGTCCAGGCCAACGCGGGCACCCGCATCTACTCGCAGAGCGATCTCCGGGTCGGTGACCTGGTCATCTTCTACGGGGACCACCACCACGTCGGGCTGTACGCGGGCGGCGGCCAGGTGCTGCACGCCCCGCACAGCGGCGCGCTCGTCCGCTACGAGTCGATCGGCAACATGCCTTTCCAGTTCGGCGTCCGCATCTGAGCGGTGCCGCTGCTCGAGCGGGTGGCGTCGATGACCCTCTTCGGGGCTGTCAGGCCGCCCAGGGGAGTTCGGCCGCTCAGGTCTGGCATTGCCTCGTGGACGCGGGAGACCAGTTGCTCCAGGCGGCACCGTCCGCCCGAGCGTGTACACGGATCTCGACCTTCACGGGGCCGCAGACCCGGGTCGTGCTTCCCACTTCGGCAGGGCCGATGGCTTCGCCTGCCCCGACATAGGCGCGACCGCTGCCCAGCTTCACCCAGTGGCCACCGTCGACAACGCGGAAGAATGCCTCGTAGGAGACGTTCAGTCCTTTCGTTCCCGTGTTACGCGCCTTGATGTGTGCCGTGATCTCCCGGGTGGGGATTCTGCCGACAGATCCCCGCTGTGCGCTGATACAGCCATTGATGGCCACACGGCCGGTCGACACTCCTCCGCCGCAGGCGACCGCCGCGGCGTGAGCGCCGACGGTGGTTGCCGGCACGGTGAGTGCGACTGTGCCCAGAATCGTTCCGATACGCCTCAACCGCAATGCCCCGTTCCCTCCGTCAGGCCTTCTTCCTTGCAAGGACCATGGCTCGCGCGGGGGCACGGTGAGCGGTTTCGTCGAGCTTTTCACCCTAATGGGCACGGGTAGCCGTTGATATGACTGTCGCGTACACCGGTGCGGCGTTCACGCTCCCCCGCTCGGGACCGGCCACTCGGATCGCGGTTGTCCCCGCGACCAGGTGAAGCTGGTACGCGGTGCATGCTGCCGGCGGAGACACTGAACAGGGCCTTTCGCCTGGGCACTTCGGCCAGCCCACCGCCGTGACTCGGTCGGCGATCCCC
It encodes:
- a CDS encoding PP2C family protein-serine/threonine phosphatase, with the protein product MVDQSGPRRVLRARESRSEHRQSRTGTAPFDDTPRFATPTAWFLRLGRTLRRTAPPRTARSARIRAAGHRVTASRYGPFLFAIAMIATILGFGFMLPTSEHLGSLMATVPAATAALAGARVTATIAGLSCAACVALDGHDGLFGTSTFVVHLVAIALVSLCVITFRTLRERSTRELLGVRAVAEAVQRVLIRPMPPSIGSLRIRAEYRASHPQARVGGDLYAVASSDDAVRFLIGDVKGKGLAAVDDAAALLGAFRSSARRTPSLADLMALLEEAVQAHFEEVAATDPDVAERFITALLLEIPADGSCVRMINCGHPPPYLVEGDTVRPVPARWPAPPLGLNSTGTQSYTMTVLPLAEEALLLLYTDGVIEARDPKGHFFDLEDRITAWPHRDLDELLPYILDGLTAHVGGNMRFNDDAAMVTVQRLSDSRVRRQRAGGDDGLATLEDPARVGCG
- a CDS encoding C40 family peptidase, with the protein product MASHRRPKQPSRTRVTVLTTVAAAAVALSANAANAAPSEKPSKDEVKSKVDALYQEAEQATEKLDGAKEKQDKLEKQISALQDNVARGQEDLNQLRDALGSMASAQYRTGGIDPSVALFLSSNPDDYLDKASAMDQLSGQQVEALKKVQEKQRELAQQRQEASAKLKDLSDTRAELKKKKQEVQGKLASAQKLLNSLTAKEKAALAAQDQERATRASERVDLGNTKAASGRAAAAFAAAESVIGAPYDYGHAGPSTFDCSGLTSWAYAQADVSIPRTSEVQANAGTRIYSQSDLRVGDLVIFYGDHHHVGLYAGGGQVLHAPHSGALVRYESIGNMPFQFGVRI
- a CDS encoding CoA-acylating methylmalonate-semialdehyde dehydrogenase, which encodes MKTVTHWIGGKPYGDGSRAFGAWGPVTDPASGEVTTRVAMAGTDEVDTAVAAAKEAYATWRTSSLAQRTAILFRYRELLNARRDDLAALITAEQGKVHADALGEVARGLEIVELACGLGTALKGDMSTEVSSSVDVTSVRQPLGVIVGISPFNFPAMISMWMFPMAIACGNTFVHKPSSKAPSASMLLAQLAAEAGVPDGVLNIVHGDEVAVNALLDHPDVAAVSFVGSTPVARHVYGRASASGKRVQALGGAKNHMLVLPDADLDAAADAAVTAAYGSAGQRCMAVSVVVAVGSAGDALVPRIAERAAKVRIGPGDDPASEMGPLVTRAHRDEVADYVAGAAAQGADVVLDGRDFTVEGFENGHWMGISLLDKVSTDSDAYRNEIFGPVLCVLRAETYEEAMDIINGSPFGNASSVFTRDGGAARRFQLEVETGMVGVNVPMPVPVGYHSFGGWKDSAFGDHRMYGGEAVHFYTRGKVITSRWPDPAETATGPDLGFPTSR